The Coregonus clupeaformis isolate EN_2021a unplaced genomic scaffold, ASM2061545v1 scaf3279, whole genome shotgun sequence genome includes a region encoding these proteins:
- the LOC123489774 gene encoding zinc finger protein 135-like has translation TGEKPYNCSQCGKSFTQLGHLQNHKRTHTGEKPFQCSQCGKRFIQLGNLQNHKRTHTGEKPYNCSQCGKSFTQLGSLQNHKRTHTGEKPYNCSQCGKSFTHLGSLQNHKRTHTGEKPYNCSQCGKSFTHLGSLQNHKRTHTGEKPYNCSQCGKSFTRFGNLKSHEKRHTGDKPYHCSHCEKSFARLGTLKLHKRIHTGEKPFQCSQCGNTFSRSGDLTSHERIHTGEKPYHCSHCEKSFSWSGQLKEHERTHTGEKLFQCSQCAKCFAQLRSLKSHERTHTREKPFQ, from the coding sequence acaggggagaagccttacaactgctctcagtgtggaaagagttttacccagttagggcaCCTTCAAAACcataagagaacacacacaggggagaagcctttccaatgctcccagtgtggaaagagatttatcCAGTTAGGGAACCTTCAAAACcataagagaacacacacaggggagaagccttacaactgctctcagtgtggaaagagttttacccagttagggagccTTCAAAACcataagagaacacacacaggggagaagccttacaactgctctcagtgtggaaagagttttacccatttAGGGAGCCTTCAAAACcataagagaacacacacaggggagaagccttacaactgctctcagtgtggaaagagttttacccatttAGGGAGCCTTCAAAACcataagagaacacacacaggggagaagccttacaactgctctcagtgtggaaagagttttacccgatTTGGGAACCTAAAATCGCATGAGAAAAGacacacaggagataagccttaccactgctcacaTTGTGAAAAGAGTTTTGCACGGTTAGGCACCCTTAAACTACATaaaagaatacacacaggggaaaaaccattccaatgctctcagtgtggaaatacATTTTCCCGATCAGGGGACCTGACATCACATGagcgaatacacacaggggaaaagccttaccactgttcCCATTGTGAAAAGAGTTTCAGCTGGTCAGGGCAActgaaagagcatgagagaacacacacaggagagaagcttttTCAATGCTCTCAGTGTGCAAAGTGTTTTGCTCAATTAAGGAGCCTGAAAAgtcatgagagaacacacacaagagaaaagcctttccaatga